In Zhaonella formicivorans, one DNA window encodes the following:
- a CDS encoding phosphoribosylanthranilate isomerase gives MTRVKICGLMDPADVDLCVRAGVHAVGFVVDYPVPVPWNLTPSKARDLINKVPPFVNSVVVTGGPPEKIVELANTIRPDIVQLHYKETLADVKEIACRLDRMGIKAIKALRVNNEGKCDFEIANPVAAAKALSETKIAAILVDSYTAVRPGGTGIQVDRGVFKEISEAVSLPLVLAGGLNPANICQIIAECKPYAVDVLTGVEETPGRKDPEKVNQFMKHAAQL, from the coding sequence ATGACAAGGGTAAAGATTTGTGGTCTAATGGACCCTGCCGATGTGGATTTATGCGTAAGGGCTGGAGTCCATGCGGTAGGCTTTGTGGTAGATTACCCCGTCCCTGTACCGTGGAATTTAACCCCAAGCAAGGCCCGGGACCTCATTAATAAAGTGCCTCCTTTTGTAAACTCCGTTGTGGTAACCGGAGGCCCGCCTGAGAAAATCGTTGAGTTAGCAAATACCATCCGCCCTGACATTGTACAGCTCCACTATAAGGAAACATTGGCCGATGTCAAAGAAATTGCCTGCCGGTTGGACCGGATGGGGATAAAGGCCATAAAGGCTTTGCGGGTAAACAATGAAGGAAAGTGTGACTTTGAAATTGCTAATCCTGTAGCTGCTGCTAAGGCGCTTTCCGAAACCAAAATTGCGGCAATCCTGGTTGACTCCTATACAGCCGTCCGACCGGGAGGTACGGGAATTCAGGTGGACCGGGGAGTATTTAAGGAAATAAGTGAAGCGGTCTCTCTGCCATTAGTTTTGGCGGGCGGGCTCAATCCGGCTAACATTTGCCAAATCATCGCAGAATGCAAACCTTACGCCGTAGATGTACTAACCGGTGTGGAGGAAACACCGGGCAGGAAAGACCCCGAAAAGGTCAACCAATTTATGAAACACGCGGCGCAATTATAA
- a CDS encoding trimethylamine methyltransferase family protein, producing the protein MQKYGFLTEQQLEQIHEATLDILEHTGVEFRAQAAIDVLTRGGAKAEGVRVFFPRQLVEEQIKKAPSQFTLYARNPENNLTIGGDNLVFSPGYGAPFVTDLDKGRRKGTMEDYENFTKLAGASKNLDITGGILVEPNDVPLELRPTKMLYACIKNTDKCFMGSASGAKNAKDSVEMASILFGGQDLSKKPALISLINSVTPLIYDDRMLGALMEYAKAGQAAVITSLAMAGSTSPATLAGTLVVQNAEVLAGIVLAQLIREGTPVVYGSASTITEMRNAALSIGSPEMAILANASAQLARFYNLPCRGGGAITDSKLPDTQAGYESMMNLLMAHVSGINFVLHAAGILESYNCISYEKFIVDDEICGMVKRIRKGINVNQDTLASDVIKMVGPAGHYLDKDHTFAHFRSEFYPATLSNRVSYDIWDQNGALQSMQVANQLWKETLQNYEPPALPDDVDKELQKFMAKIG; encoded by the coding sequence TTGCAAAAATATGGTTTCCTGACAGAGCAGCAGCTGGAACAAATTCACGAGGCCACGCTGGATATCCTGGAGCATACGGGGGTGGAGTTTAGGGCCCAAGCAGCTATAGACGTGCTCACCAGAGGTGGTGCCAAAGCAGAGGGGGTGCGGGTATTTTTCCCCAGGCAATTGGTTGAGGAACAAATTAAAAAAGCCCCCAGCCAATTTACCCTTTACGCCCGCAATCCTGAGAACAACTTGACCATTGGTGGCGATAACTTGGTCTTCAGCCCAGGTTACGGTGCACCTTTTGTAACTGATCTGGATAAGGGCAGACGGAAAGGCACCATGGAGGATTATGAAAACTTTACCAAGCTGGCCGGGGCGAGCAAAAACCTGGACATAACAGGTGGGATTTTGGTTGAGCCTAACGATGTACCGTTGGAATTACGTCCTACTAAAATGCTCTATGCCTGCATCAAAAACACCGATAAGTGTTTTATGGGCAGTGCTTCCGGTGCTAAAAATGCAAAAGACAGCGTTGAAATGGCGTCTATTTTATTTGGAGGACAAGACCTGTCCAAAAAGCCGGCCTTAATTAGTTTGATCAATTCCGTTACTCCATTGATTTATGATGACAGAATGCTCGGGGCATTAATGGAATATGCCAAAGCCGGACAAGCTGCGGTAATCACTTCGCTGGCTATGGCCGGCTCCACCTCCCCGGCCACGCTGGCAGGTACCCTGGTGGTACAAAATGCCGAGGTGTTGGCAGGGATTGTCCTGGCCCAGTTGATCCGGGAAGGGACACCTGTAGTTTATGGCTCTGCTTCAACAATAACGGAAATGCGCAATGCTGCTTTAAGCATTGGTTCACCGGAAATGGCAATTTTGGCCAATGCTTCTGCCCAGCTTGCCCGGTTTTACAACCTCCCCTGCAGGGGAGGCGGAGCAATTACCGACTCTAAGCTGCCTGACACCCAGGCTGGGTATGAGTCGATGATGAATTTATTAATGGCCCATGTGAGCGGCATAAATTTTGTGCTGCATGCAGCCGGCATCCTTGAATCTTACAACTGCATCTCCTATGAGAAATTTATTGTAGACGATGAAATCTGCGGCATGGTAAAAAGGATCAGAAAAGGCATTAACGTAAATCAGGACACCTTGGCATCAGACGTCATTAAAATGGTTGGCCCGGCTGGACACTACCTTGACAAGGACCACACCTTTGCTCACTTTAGAAGCGAATTTTACCCGGCTACACTGAGTAATCGCGTTTCCTACGATATTTGGGATCAAAACGGTGCTCTGCAGTCGATGCAAGTAGCAAACCAGCTCTGGAAGGAAACTCTGCAAAACTATGAACCACCTGCGCTGCCGGACGATGTAGACAAGGAACTGCAGAAGTTTATGGCTAAAATCGGTTAG
- the trpD gene encoding anthranilate phosphoribosyltransferase, translated as MVKDILKKLTARENLTEDEAFQIIPAIKRGEFSDVQIAGFLVSLLMKGPTITEITAIARAMRDNCERINPKVKGELIDTCGTGGGLSTFNISTAVAFVAAAAGIPVAKHGSRSISSLSGSADVLEALGVEINLSPGAVEKLIEQVGIGFIYAPLFHPVMHKVLPPEQALGIKTIFYTIIGPLINPAMANRHILGVYTPELLDVVSEVALALGYKHGLIVHGLDGLDEISLLGKTRINEIHNGSIKSYEISPEDFGLSRCTLADIATGTPEQNARFILDIFTGKDRGPRRDAVILNAAGALLVGGKASSLAEGVQLAAEIIDSGAAEAKLAELVTASQKFKSAA; from the coding sequence TTGGTAAAAGATATTTTAAAGAAGTTAACCGCAAGAGAAAACCTTACAGAAGACGAAGCTTTTCAGATAATTCCGGCCATTAAACGAGGGGAATTTAGCGATGTACAGATAGCAGGATTTCTGGTTTCCCTCTTAATGAAGGGACCTACTATTACGGAGATTACCGCTATTGCCCGCGCAATGCGTGATAACTGTGAACGGATCAATCCCAAAGTCAAAGGGGAACTCATCGATACTTGCGGTACCGGCGGAGGACTAAGCACATTTAACATCTCCACCGCTGTAGCCTTTGTTGCTGCTGCTGCCGGCATACCGGTGGCAAAACATGGCAGCCGCTCTATCTCCAGCCTTTCCGGAAGTGCCGACGTATTAGAGGCCCTGGGCGTTGAAATTAACCTTTCCCCCGGCGCAGTGGAGAAGCTTATTGAACAAGTGGGCATCGGTTTTATCTATGCACCTCTCTTCCACCCAGTAATGCATAAAGTACTTCCCCCGGAACAAGCCTTGGGTATAAAGACTATCTTCTACACCATAATTGGACCTTTGATCAACCCCGCCATGGCCAACCGGCATATCTTAGGTGTTTATACACCTGAGCTACTGGATGTAGTTTCTGAGGTAGCCTTGGCGTTAGGTTATAAGCATGGACTGATTGTTCACGGCCTGGATGGTTTAGATGAAATATCCCTCTTGGGTAAGACCAGGATTAATGAAATTCATAATGGCAGCATTAAATCCTATGAAATATCACCCGAGGATTTTGGCCTTTCACGCTGCACCCTTGCAGATATAGCTACGGGAACACCGGAACAAAACGCCCGCTTTATCTTAGATATCTTTACCGGCAAGGACCGCGGCCCCCGGCGGGATGCAGTAATTCTTAACGCAGCCGGTGCTTTGTTGGTAGGAGGTAAAGCCTCCTCATTGGCGGAAGGTGTACAATTGGCCGCTGAAATCATAGATAGCGGAGCGGCCGAAGCTAAACTGGCGGAGTTGGTAACTGCTTCTCAAAAGTTTAAATCGGCAGCTTAA
- a CDS encoding indole-3-glycerol-phosphate synthase, producing the protein MCAVDKKFSAALKNQQEQNKIPVIPDIKCRSPKEGDLLKGRDPIAIAEQLTNAGAAVLSVVTEPLHFGGSLELLQRLALKTSLPILRKDFITREEQLKESKDMGASAVLLIASIMEPPKLQMLFEAALALGLEPLVEAHNESEIKLANELGVTIVGINNRNILDLERDNGDVTITESLVKIVRPGVFIVSESSIQSPEDAQRAIAAGAHAVLVGTAILQAPDPVRMYRVLTQFPG; encoded by the coding sequence ATGTGTGCAGTTGACAAAAAATTTTCCGCTGCGCTAAAGAATCAGCAAGAGCAGAATAAAATTCCTGTAATCCCTGACATCAAGTGCAGGTCGCCTAAAGAAGGCGACCTGCTTAAGGGACGTGATCCAATCGCCATAGCAGAACAGTTAACCAATGCGGGTGCAGCAGTACTTTCCGTGGTAACAGAGCCCCTGCATTTCGGGGGTTCTCTCGAACTGCTGCAACGGCTCGCCCTAAAAACCTCATTGCCTATCTTGCGTAAGGATTTTATTACCAGAGAGGAACAATTGAAAGAAAGCAAGGATATGGGAGCCAGTGCTGTCCTCCTAATCGCCTCCATCATGGAACCACCAAAACTGCAAATGCTTTTTGAGGCAGCGCTGGCTTTAGGCCTTGAGCCGTTGGTAGAAGCCCACAACGAGTCTGAAATAAAATTAGCCAATGAGCTGGGGGTTACAATTGTAGGTATTAACAACCGCAATATTCTGGATCTGGAAAGGGATAACGGAGACGTAACTATCACAGAGAGCTTAGTTAAAATTGTCCGGCCAGGGGTATTTATCGTGAGTGAAAGCTCAATCCAATCCCCTGAAGATGCGCAGCGGGCAATAGCTGCCGGTGCTCATGCTGTACTGGTGGGGACGGCTATCCTTCAGGCCCCCGATCCCGTACGGATGTACCGGGTGCTAACCCAATTCCCGGGGTAA